A part of Capsicum annuum cultivar UCD-10X-F1 chromosome 6, UCD10Xv1.1, whole genome shotgun sequence genomic DNA contains:
- the LOC107875010 gene encoding uncharacterized protein LOC107875010 codes for MRCKIRLWHQRQLLMVKKNARTNEGVLWSRYIWKEKPSCSLAHGRGPSVFAILCITICLCKYFADGGQIDKIDFWDELLCSVNSFSIGALGTDEDLIGKVLKYD; via the exons ATGAGATGCAAAATAAG GTTATGGCACCAGCGGCAGCTACTGATGGTTAAAAAAAATGCAAGAACTAATGAGGGA GTGCTTTGGTCGAGATATATTTGGAAGGAGAAGCCTTCTTGTTCACTGGCCCATGGAAGAGGACCCTCGGTTTTTGCTATCTTATGTATCACCATTTGCCTCTGTAAAT ATTTTGCAGATGGAGGCCAAATAGACAAAATAGACTTCTGGGATGAACTTCTATGCAGTGTAAATAGTTTTTCTATTGGCGCTTTAGGAACGGATGAAGATTTAATTGGTAAAGTTTTGAAGTATGACTAG